The Haploplasma axanthum region AAGGAAAATGATCTTATTAGACTTAATAAATTTATTAGTGATTCAGGATACTGTTCTAGAAGAGAAGCTGATAAACTGATTGAAGAAAATAAAGTAACAATTAACGGTAAGATAGCATTGTTAGGAACTAAAGTTGGTAAGAATGATGTAGTTAAAGTTGGTAATGATTTAATATCTGAAAAAGCAAAAAATATTTATATTATGCTTCATAAACCGACTGGCATAACTTGTACAAATGATTTGAGAGTTGAAGGAAATATTAGAAAATACGTTGATTATCCAGAACTTATTTTCCCAATTGGAAGATTAGATAAGGATTCTTCAGGTTTAATTTTACTTACAAATGATGGAGATATTGTTAATAAGATTTTGAGAGCTGAACATGGTCATGAAAAAGAGTATGTTGTTACTGTAGATAAGGATTATGATTATCATTTTACTAAAGCATTATCAAATGGAGTAAAGATATATAATCAAGTTTCTGATAAACTGCAAGTTACCAATAAATGTGAAGTTAAAGCATTAGATAATCGAACATTTAAAATTATCTTGAAACAAGGACTTAATCGTCAAATTCGTAGAATGACTGAAACATTAGGATATAATGTTAAATCTTTGAAAAGAATTAGAGTTATGAATGTTAGATTGGGAGATTTAAGAGTTGGAGAGTGGCGTTATTTAAATGATAACGAATTAAAAGAAATAAATAAAATGATAAATCAAAACTAATCTTCGGGTTAGTTTTAGTTTTTTCGGAGGTAAGTATTATGTATAAAGAATTGATTAGCAAACAAAAGATCTTTTTTAATTTAGGTAAAACGTTAAGTTATGATACTAGAATTAAGTATTTAAAAAAACTTAAAGAAGAGATAGTTAATAATGAAGCAGAGATTGAAGATGCTTTATATAAAGATTTAGGTAAATCATCAGGTGAAAGCTATATGACTGAAATAGGACCTGTTTTAAAAGAATTGAATTTTCAAATAAAACATCTTAAAAAGTTTATGAAACCTAAAAAAGTCGGTTCACCACTTGCTCTATTTCCAGCAAAAAGTTATATATATCCAGAACCACTTGGAACAGTATTGATTATTTCACCATGGAATTATCCTTTTTTACTTCTTTTAGATCCATTAATTGGAGCAATTGCTGCAGGAAATACTGTAATTGCTAAACCATCAGAGTTTTCAACAGCAACAACAAAAATAACCCAAAAGATACTTCAAAATGTTTTTGAAGATGAATATGTTACTGTTGTTGAAGGTGAAGTATATGAGACAACAAAATTACTAGAAGAAAGATTTGATTATATCTTTTTTACTGGTAGTACAAATGTTGGGAAAATCATTATGAATGCAGCAAGTAAACATTTAACACCTGTAACGCTTGAACTTGGTGGGAAGAGCCCTGCTGTTATCTTTAATGATGCAGATATTAAGCTTGCAGCAAAGAGAATCGCTTTTGGAAAACTTATAAATGCTGGACAAACATGTATCGCACCAGACTATATACTTATAGATAAAACTAAAAAAGAAGAGTTTATAACTTATTATAAAATGTATATTGAAGAGTTTTACACTGATACTCCGCTTGAAAATGATTTGTATCCTAAAATAATTAGTAAGAAGCATTTTGATAGATTAATAAGTCTATATAAAGATGAAGATATTCTTTTTGGTGGTAAATATAATGATGTAAAAATAGAACCAACATTATTAGATATTAAAGATGTAAATGTTAAAATCATGCAAGAAGAAATATTTGGACCTATATTGCCAATTCTCACATTTGAAAAAGTAAATGAAGTTTTTGAATATCTTAGTAAAGAAGAAAAACCATTAGCTTTTTATGCTTTTACAAGAAACAAAGAAATAAAAAAAAGAATCTTAACAACTACTTCATCAGGTGGATTAATATTTAATGATACATTAATGCATTTTGCTAATAACAACCTTCCTTTTGGTGGTGTTGGTTATAGCGGAATGGGAAAATATCATGGAATTGATACATTTAAAACATTTTCACATTATAAAGCTGTTGTTGATAGAAAGACTTGGTTAGATATTAATATTAGATATCAACCAATAACAGAAAAAAAGAAAAGAATAATTAAAAAAATTAATAAATAGATAAAAAGAGAGTTATTAAAAATAAACTGGGGTCATTGTATACCTATGTAATTATCTGGGGTTATAAATAAAGAAAATCCTTCTTGTGTTATTATAGTTTTGCACACTTAATAATCAAGGAGGATTTTCATGTATGATAATATCATAAAAGTATTAGAAATTGAACACTTAAGTCATAAAATTGAATCTATTGATGCAGTATCAACTGATGGAATTGTTAGTTTTCATATTAAGCTTAAAAAAGAAACTATTCCATGCCCTTTATGCAATGGAATTACCACTACACATGACTACCAAAATAAAAATATAACTCATAGTATTTCTACAAATAGAAAATCTTATATTATTTATCGTAGTAGAAGATATCGATGTTTAATATGTAAAAAACGTTTCTTTGAACCTAACCCTTTTACTATTAATAAAGATAGAATTAGTCATTATACTAAATTATCTATTTTAGAACACTTAAAGAATCCTTCTAATACATTTACTAGTGCTTCTACTATCTTTAATGTTTCTACTAAAACTGTTATTGATATTTTTGATGATTATGTTGATCCAAATAGAAATAAACTACCTAAGTTTTTATGTATCGATGAATTTCATGTTTCAAAAAGGACTAAACATCCTTATGCTTGTCTATTCTTAGATTTTGAAACAAAAAAAATAATTGATGTTTTAAAAACTCGTCATAAATCATATCTATTAGAATATCTATCTAGTCTTAAACATACTGAATTAGATAGTGTTAAAGTAGTTATTATTGATATGTGGAAGCCTTATAAAGACGTTATATCTAAAGTTATGCCTAAAGCTTTAATATCTATTGATTCTTTTCATGTTATTAAACATATTAATGATATCGTTAATAAGCATCGTATTAAAGTAATGAATAAATATGCTGGTAATATTGAGTTTAAAACTTATAAGAATGATAAATATTATATGTTAAAGAAGTTTCATTATTTCTTTACTAAAGAATACGATAATATCTATAATGGTTATATTTCTATTCCTAAGTTTAGAATTAGTCTTAATAAATCTTCTATTAAAGATTTTCTTTTATCCATTGATGATGATTTAACTGAAGTTTATAAAATCAAGGAAGAATATCGTGAATTTAATAGAAACTCTAATTTTGATGATGCTAAAGAATTATTATCTGATTTAATTACTAAATATCGTAATCACAGGTTAGAAGATATTAGATCTTTTGGTAAATTACTTTCTAATTGGAAAGATGAGATTATTAATTCCTTTATTAAATCTGATTCTAACAGAAGATTATCTAATGGTCCAATTGAAGGTACTAATTCTAGAATAAAGACTATTATTAAGACTAGTAATGGGATTAAAAGTTTTAAGAGATTAAGAGCTAGAATCATTTATTCTATTAATAAAGATGTGGCTCTTAAAATACCTGAATAATAATATATAAGTGTGTAAAAAAAATCGACTTCCATATATAAATGGTTGTCGATTTTTGTTATTAGACCCCAGATTATTACAAAGGCTATTTTCTCAATACCCCAGTTTATTACTAAGAGCCAAAAAGAGTTTGTATTGAACAGACTCTTTTTATTTATAAAAATTCGAATAATCACAAGAAAAAAAGTTTAAAATACTATATATATAAATGAAAACGTTTTATTAAAAGAAAAAATAGTATATAATAAGTGTTAATGTAACGTATAACAAGAAAAAGGTGATTTTATGAGTCTTATGATCAGTATGATTAAGCAAAGAGAGGTACTAAGTATTTCTGAACGTGCAGTATTAGATTATTTAATTGCTAATAAAACAATACTTAAAGATTTATCAGTTGAAAGTGTTGCACAAGGAGCATTTACTTCTCCAGCTTCAGTTGTAAGAATGTGTAAAAAACTTGGATATAAGGGTTTTAAAGAATTTAAAGTTGATTTTTTATTAGCTAATTCAAAGATTGAAATTCCAAATAATAAAGAATATGAAGATGTTATATTGGGCAAAAATCTTGAGATTAGTAAGGGGCGTAGAGCAATTGAGAATAATATTAAAGCACTAGAAGATACATTAAAATTATATTCGGATCAATCAATTAGTAAAGCGGCAGAAATTATTATGACTTCAAGAAAAACTTTATTGTTTGGAAAAGGTTCTTCATATTTAGCTTGTAAAGATTTTCAAATGAAACTTAGAAGAATTGATAAGTTTTGTATAGCACAAGAAGATTCACATGAACAGTTAGTTGATGCAACTTTTTTAGATAAGCGGGATGTTGTTGTTTTAATTTCGAATTCTGGAGAAACACAAGAGATTATTCAAGCAGCAATTGTTGCAAAAGAAAATAATGCTCAAATAGTTAGTATAGTTAAGGCAGGGAAGTCTTTTTTGGCTGAATTATCAAATATAACATTATACACATCTGCTTTAGAGGGTGATTTTAGAAGTGCAGCAATGACTTCAAGAATTTCGCAAATGGCAATTATTGATGCTCTATTTTCAACATGTGCATTCTATGATTTGGATAGATCAGTAAGAAAATTAGAAAGAACATATCAGACATTTAAAAAGTATAAGAACAAAACAAATAATTTTTCAAAAAAGAATTAAAGGATAATAAAATCTATATTTTTAAGTAAAGTATCATAATAATGTGATACTTTTTTTCTTTATGTGAAAAAAAAGCTAAAAATACGAAAAAACACGAAAACTGATAACGTTTTCATCTATAATAAATTGAGATGGTGATAATATGAAAAAAATTGGTGTAGGTATAATGAGTGGAACATCATTAGATGGTATTGATGTTGCAGTAGTAGAAATTAATCATTATAAAGAGAATACAAAGATAACTACAATTGCTTGTGAAACAATTTTATTCGATTCAGAAGTTATTAATAAAATAAAGGATGTAATTGATCTTGAAAAATCAAATGTTCAAAAAATTACAAGCTTAAATTATGAATTAGCGATTGTATTTTCAAATGCAGTTATTGAAACCTTTAATAAGAATAATTTAGATATCAAAAATATAGATTTTGTTGCGAGTCATGGTCAAACAATTTGGCATCAACCTAAAAATGAAAATGGTTTTGTTAAATCAACCTTACAAATTGGAGAAGGTGCAATATTAGCAGATAGATTAAAAACTACTGTTGTTTCAAATTTCAGAGCTGCAGATATCGCTGCTGGTGGAGAAGGTGCACCACTTGTTTCATATGTTGATAAGTTACTTTTCTATGACAAGAATAAGAATATTGCTTTACATAATTTAGGAGGGATTTCTAATTTGACTTTATTGGCAAAAAATGATTTAGTGGCTTATGATACTGGCCCTGCAAACATGATGATAGATTATGCAATGAAAAAATTATTTAATCAAGATTATGATTATAAGGGGTTATGTGCAAGCAAAGGAAATTTAATTCCTGAAATGTATGAAGAAATTATGAATTTAAATTATTTTAAATGTCCATACCCAAAGACAACAGGAAGAGAACTTTTTGGTGATAAGTATACTGAATTATTGGTCAATAAATATTCTAAACATGATAGGTATGATATTATTAATACTTTGACTATGGTTACTATTAACAGCGTTGCAAATGAATATAAAAAGTTAATTGATAAATATGGAAGACTTGATGAAATTATCTTTTCTGGTGGTGGAGCACATAATGAGTTTGTGATTCTAAATATAAAAAAACGTTTAGTCAATGCGCGTGTTTCACTTATAGATGAATATGGAATATCGAGCGATTATAAAGAAGCAATTGCATTTGCAATATTAGGAAATGAAACATTACACAAATTTCCATCAAATGATATTAAAGCAACTGGTGCAAAAAAAAGAAGTATTTTAGGGCAAATAAATTATTA contains the following coding sequences:
- a CDS encoding ISL3 family transposase, which codes for MYDNIIKVLEIEHLSHKIESIDAVSTDGIVSFHIKLKKETIPCPLCNGITTTHDYQNKNITHSISTNRKSYIIYRSRRYRCLICKKRFFEPNPFTINKDRISHYTKLSILEHLKNPSNTFTSASTIFNVSTKTVIDIFDDYVDPNRNKLPKFLCIDEFHVSKRTKHPYACLFLDFETKKIIDVLKTRHKSYLLEYLSSLKHTELDSVKVVIIDMWKPYKDVISKVMPKALISIDSFHVIKHINDIVNKHRIKVMNKYAGNIEFKTYKNDKYYMLKKFHYFFTKEYDNIYNGYISIPKFRISLNKSSIKDFLLSIDDDLTEVYKIKEEYREFNRNSNFDDAKELLSDLITKYRNHRLEDIRSFGKLLSNWKDEIINSFIKSDSNRRLSNGPIEGTNSRIKTIIKTSNGIKSFKRLRARIIYSINKDVALKIPE
- a CDS encoding aldehyde dehydrogenase, with product MYKELISKQKIFFNLGKTLSYDTRIKYLKKLKEEIVNNEAEIEDALYKDLGKSSGESYMTEIGPVLKELNFQIKHLKKFMKPKKVGSPLALFPAKSYIYPEPLGTVLIISPWNYPFLLLLDPLIGAIAAGNTVIAKPSEFSTATTKITQKILQNVFEDEYVTVVEGEVYETTKLLEERFDYIFFTGSTNVGKIIMNAASKHLTPVTLELGGKSPAVIFNDADIKLAAKRIAFGKLINAGQTCIAPDYILIDKTKKEEFITYYKMYIEEFYTDTPLENDLYPKIISKKHFDRLISLYKDEDILFGGKYNDVKIEPTLLDIKDVNVKIMQEEIFGPILPILTFEKVNEVFEYLSKEEKPLAFYAFTRNKEIKKRILTTTSSGGLIFNDTLMHFANNNLPFGGVGYSGMGKYHGIDTFKTFSHYKAVVDRKTWLDINIRYQPITEKKKRIIKKINK
- the anmK gene encoding anhydro-N-acetylmuramic acid kinase AnmK, translating into MKKIGVGIMSGTSLDGIDVAVVEINHYKENTKITTIACETILFDSEVINKIKDVIDLEKSNVQKITSLNYELAIVFSNAVIETFNKNNLDIKNIDFVASHGQTIWHQPKNENGFVKSTLQIGEGAILADRLKTTVVSNFRAADIAAGGEGAPLVSYVDKLLFYDKNKNIALHNLGGISNLTLLAKNDLVAYDTGPANMMIDYAMKKLFNQDYDYKGLCASKGNLIPEMYEEIMNLNYFKCPYPKTTGRELFGDKYTELLVNKYSKHDRYDIINTLTMVTINSVANEYKKLIDKYGRLDEIIFSGGGAHNEFVILNIKKRLVNARVSLIDEYGISSDYKEAIAFAILGNETLHKFPSNDIKATGAKKRSILGQINYYYEE
- a CDS encoding pseudouridine synthase, with product MQKAIKKPTKKHNDNLIEHKENDLIRLNKFISDSGYCSRREADKLIEENKVTINGKIALLGTKVGKNDVVKVGNDLISEKAKNIYIMLHKPTGITCTNDLRVEGNIRKYVDYPELIFPIGRLDKDSSGLILLTNDGDIVNKILRAEHGHEKEYVVTVDKDYDYHFTKALSNGVKIYNQVSDKLQVTNKCEVKALDNRTFKIILKQGLNRQIRRMTETLGYNVKSLKRIRVMNVRLGDLRVGEWRYLNDNELKEINKMINQN
- a CDS encoding MurR/RpiR family transcriptional regulator — translated: MSLMISMIKQREVLSISERAVLDYLIANKTILKDLSVESVAQGAFTSPASVVRMCKKLGYKGFKEFKVDFLLANSKIEIPNNKEYEDVILGKNLEISKGRRAIENNIKALEDTLKLYSDQSISKAAEIIMTSRKTLLFGKGSSYLACKDFQMKLRRIDKFCIAQEDSHEQLVDATFLDKRDVVVLISNSGETQEIIQAAIVAKENNAQIVSIVKAGKSFLAELSNITLYTSALEGDFRSAAMTSRISQMAIIDALFSTCAFYDLDRSVRKLERTYQTFKKYKNKTNNFSKKN